From the genome of Virgibacillus siamensis, one region includes:
- a CDS encoding flotillin family protein: MKIKYKTVPSNVALIITGPKLGDPEKDTNIFQDDEGRYMKVIRGGGHRLKMFQTHTPVSLTAFQLKITTPTVYTKQGVPIVGEAVAMLKVADSLEGIAKYAEQFLGREQNELENDISEVLGSNLRAILSKMTVEQINNDRESFNEQVREIAQKQLDAMGFRITSLGLTDLKDVEGSDYLTNLGRPRTAEIQKAAEIAEATNNRETKVHVAQMNEEIKREEYEREIQIAESRKTKEIKDAQIKAETEREKAKTEAAYSLEKAERDLEVEKERLKIDRQQKEEELRLKQLERERNVALEQEEVKVRKAKSDADYYERVRIAEAEAESREKEGYAEAEVIKTKNLAEVEAIEKRAEALNKHKEVMMTEMLINMMPEFAKAVSEPLGNVESIRILDGGKGDGVNNLPGSITGMMTNLQESLSQMTGLDLSEVINNLSGKNNIKGELGVIANAAKEERTQVSESAEETAHPVESESETVKDESLQENADEPGTKGLSNKVCKLIITQDIWRPCL, translated from the coding sequence ATGAAAATCAAATATAAAACCGTCCCATCAAACGTTGCCCTAATCATCACCGGTCCGAAGCTGGGTGACCCGGAAAAAGATACAAATATATTCCAGGATGATGAAGGAAGATATATGAAGGTTATCCGCGGCGGCGGACATCGTCTGAAAATGTTCCAGACACATACACCGGTATCACTGACAGCTTTTCAGCTGAAAATAACAACACCTACTGTTTATACAAAACAAGGCGTTCCAATTGTAGGTGAAGCTGTTGCAATGCTTAAAGTTGCTGATTCATTGGAAGGAATCGCCAAGTACGCGGAACAATTTTTAGGAAGAGAACAGAATGAATTGGAAAATGATATCTCAGAGGTACTGGGATCAAACTTGCGTGCGATTCTATCAAAAATGACGGTCGAACAAATTAATAATGATAGAGAAAGTTTCAATGAGCAGGTTCGTGAAATTGCCCAGAAACAGCTGGATGCCATGGGGTTCCGGATTACCAGTCTCGGATTAACCGATTTAAAAGATGTTGAGGGCAGTGATTATCTGACAAACCTCGGGAGACCCCGTACGGCAGAGATTCAAAAAGCTGCTGAGATTGCCGAGGCTACCAATAATAGAGAAACAAAAGTACACGTTGCCCAAATGAATGAGGAAATCAAACGTGAGGAGTACGAACGGGAAATCCAGATTGCTGAATCCAGAAAAACGAAAGAAATTAAGGATGCCCAAATAAAGGCAGAAACCGAAAGAGAAAAAGCAAAAACAGAAGCAGCATATTCCCTGGAAAAAGCTGAACGTGATCTTGAAGTTGAAAAAGAACGCTTGAAGATTGATAGACAGCAAAAAGAAGAAGAATTACGCTTAAAACAACTGGAGCGTGAGCGTAATGTTGCATTGGAACAAGAAGAAGTAAAAGTACGAAAAGCAAAATCCGATGCCGATTACTATGAGCGGGTTCGGATTGCCGAAGCTGAAGCTGAATCCAGAGAGAAAGAAGGATACGCTGAAGCGGAGGTTATTAAAACGAAGAACCTTGCCGAAGTAGAGGCAATTGAAAAACGGGCTGAGGCACTGAATAAGCATAAAGAAGTCATGATGACCGAAATGTTGATTAATATGATGCCTGAATTTGCCAAAGCTGTTTCAGAACCATTGGGAAATGTGGAATCCATCCGTATCCTTGACGGTGGAAAAGGTGATGGTGTAAACAATTTACCTGGCAGTATTACTGGTATGATGACGAATCTCCAGGAGAGTTTAAGTCAAATGACTGGATTGGATTTGAGCGAAGTTATCAATAATTTATCAGGCAAAAACAATATTAAAGGTGAATTGGGCGTAATCGCCAACGCCGCTAAGGAAGAGCGGACACAAGTTTCGGAAAGCGCAGAAGAAACTGCTCATCCTGTAGAAAGCGAATCCGAAACAGTTAAGGATGAAAGTTTACAGGAAAACGCAGATGAACCCGGAACAAAGGGTTTGTCAAATAAAGTGTGTAAGTTAATTATTACTCAAGATATTTGGAGACCCTGTCTTTGA
- a CDS encoding YitT family protein, which yields MHHLYKYAVLFVFSIVLGFAFNMFLLPHEVLSGGVTGLAMIFGLLTPINSGIWLVIFNIPVFIMGWMRLGKEFIANSIFSVFITSVSMQYIPVLKVTDDALLSAVFGGVIVGISIGFIVRFYGSTGGADIIGLVVTQKRDIPLGVLIFGLNSIVVFISGFFFSWDLALYTMASIYITGVVVDRVHTRHVKLSLMVVTQRGDQLKNELIANLIRGITVMNGYGAYSNHETKVLYTVITRYELALVKSLIKSVDPKAFVSISETAEVMGNFRKS from the coding sequence ATGCATCATCTTTATAAATATGCTGTGCTTTTTGTGTTTTCGATTGTTTTGGGATTTGCATTTAATATGTTTCTGCTGCCTCATGAAGTTTTATCAGGCGGTGTAACAGGTCTCGCGATGATTTTTGGGCTGCTTACTCCGATAAACTCCGGTATTTGGCTTGTTATCTTCAATATTCCGGTATTCATTATGGGATGGATGAGATTAGGCAAGGAATTTATTGCGAACAGTATATTTTCTGTTTTTATCACTTCTGTGTCCATGCAGTATATTCCCGTACTGAAGGTAACTGACGATGCATTGCTGTCTGCGGTATTTGGCGGAGTTATTGTAGGTATTTCCATCGGGTTTATTGTGCGATTTTACGGATCAACCGGCGGTGCTGATATCATTGGATTGGTTGTCACCCAAAAACGTGACATTCCGCTGGGGGTTTTAATTTTCGGTTTAAACAGTATTGTCGTATTTATATCCGGGTTTTTCTTCTCCTGGGACCTCGCATTATATACGATGGCTTCCATATACATTACCGGGGTTGTCGTTGATCGTGTGCACACCCGTCATGTGAAATTAAGTTTAATGGTCGTAACACAGCGGGGAGACCAGCTTAAGAATGAGCTTATCGCAAATTTGATTCGTGGAATCACCGTAATGAACGGGTATGGCGCCTATTCCAATCATGAAACAAAAGTTCTGTATACCGTAATTACCCGCTATGAACTGGCATTGGTAAAATCGCTGATCAAAAGTGTTGATCCGAAAGCGTTTGTCAGCATTAGTGAAACTGCTGAAGTGATGGGTAATTTTAGGAAATCATAG
- a CDS encoding EamA family transporter, which translates to MNKPTRRTGLFLVITGATFWGVGGTVAQKLFQEYAISVDWLVTTRLLISGFLLLTVQFFGKDRSQILGVWKKRKTAVQLIIFGMLGMLGVQYTYMASINHGNAAVATLLQYLAPAMIIIYLLLRRQTILTGHDLLTVFLALTGTFFLLTNGSISGLSVPALGIVWGVLSGAALAFYTLYAVPLLKEYDSLVIVGWAMFIGGLALSFIHPPWQVDAASLSLEVVGYLIFVIILGTMIAFWFYIESLQSLSPKETSLLGSLEPLSAVLTTVFWLNESFGFFQWIGTACIIGMIFILALKKKPS; encoded by the coding sequence ATGAATAAGCCCACGAGAAGAACAGGATTATTCCTCGTTATAACGGGAGCAACCTTTTGGGGTGTAGGCGGAACAGTTGCACAGAAGCTCTTTCAGGAATACGCCATTAGTGTAGACTGGCTTGTCACGACACGCTTGCTCATTTCTGGTTTTTTACTCTTAACTGTTCAATTTTTTGGAAAAGATCGTTCGCAAATACTTGGGGTTTGGAAAAAACGAAAGACAGCTGTTCAGCTGATCATCTTCGGGATGCTCGGCATGCTGGGGGTTCAATACACGTACATGGCATCCATTAATCATGGTAATGCTGCTGTTGCAACACTATTACAATATTTAGCACCTGCTATGATTATTATTTACTTGCTGTTACGCAGGCAAACAATTCTAACAGGACATGATTTACTAACAGTATTTCTTGCTTTAACAGGTACTTTTTTCCTGTTAACAAACGGCTCAATCTCCGGGCTGTCTGTGCCGGCACTCGGTATTGTTTGGGGTGTTCTATCCGGTGCAGCCCTGGCATTCTATACGTTATATGCTGTTCCTTTGCTGAAGGAATACGATTCCCTTGTCATTGTGGGCTGGGCTATGTTCATCGGCGGCCTGGCATTAAGCTTCATCCACCCGCCCTGGCAAGTGGATGCTGCCAGCCTGTCACTAGAGGTAGTTGGATACTTAATATTCGTCATTATCTTAGGGACAATGATAGCATTTTGGTTTTATATCGAAAGTTTACAAAGTCTTTCACCAAAGGAAACAAGTCTGTTGGGCAGTTTAGAGCCGTTATCAGCTGTTTTAACAACAGTTTTTTGGTTGAATGAATCATTTGGATTCTTTCAGTGGATTGGTACAGCTTGTATTATAGGGATGATTTTTATACTGGCATTAAAGAAAAAGCCTTCTTAA